A DNA window from Trichomycterus rosablanca isolate fTriRos1 chromosome 11, fTriRos1.hap1, whole genome shotgun sequence contains the following coding sequences:
- the rcn2 gene encoding reticulocalbin-2 isoform X2 — MKPKVLVLFLALCYASGVSANKMGQADDHMAHQHNANAFLDSEDKDEVKELNPSEQKKKMREIVKRIDTDSDEYLNSEEITKWIQKVYRRYAMDDAREHFPEFDSNVDGLVTWDEYNLKIHGPTIKLDEISVFEDPEEESLRFLYLKEKRRFDSADVDGTPGLNLTEFLAFTHPADVDYMADFTIEDVLNEYDLDNDGFITLSEFIGDLGKNGDKPSQWEIEETVRFKDIYDQDKDGKLNREEQLRWVAPNNYGSAREEAVHLISEMDQDGDQKLSEAEILHSLDTFMNSEVTDYGRQFHELHEEL; from the exons ATGAAACCCAAAGTTCTAGTTCTGTTTTTGGCTCTGTGCTACGCATCAGGAGTTTCTGCGAACAAAATGGGGCAAGCAGATGACCACATGGCACATCAGCACAATGCAAATGCTTTCCTTGACTCTGAG GATAAAGATGAGGTAAAAGAACTTAACCCATCTGAGCAGAAAAAGAAAATGAGGGAGATCGTGAAGAGAATTGACACTGACTCTGATGAATACCTAAATTCAG AGGAAATAACAAAATGGATACAGAAAGTGTACAGAAGATATGCAATGGATGATGCAAGAGAACACTTCCCTGAATTTGATTCTAATGTTGATGGACTGGTTACTTGGGATGAATACAACCTGAAAATACATGGGCCCACTATTAAATTGGATGAAATCAGTGTTTTCGAGGACCCAGAAGAAGAATCTCTCAGATTT CTTTATTTAAAGGAAAAAAGACGATTTGACAGTGCAGATGTAGATGGCACCCCTGGCTTGAACTTGACAGAATTTCTTGCATTCACTCATCCAGCTGATGTAGATTACATGGCT GATTTTACTATTGAGGATGTGTTAAATGAGTACGATTTGGACAATGATGGATTTATTACTTTAAGTGAATTCATTGGAGATCTTGGTAAAAATG gAGATAAGCCATCCCAGTGGGAGATAGAGGAGACTGTGCGCTTTAAAGACATTTATGATCAGGACAAAGATGGCAAGCTGAATCGGGAAGAGCAGTTGCGCTGGGTTGCCCCAAACAACTATGGTTCAGCACGTGAAGaa GCTGTTCATCTTATTAGTGAAATGGATCAGGATGGTGACCAGAAGCTTTCTGAAGCTGAGATTTTGCACAGCTTGGACACTTTTATGAACAGTGAAGTAACAGACTATGGTAGACAGTTTCATGAATTACATGAAGAGTTATAG
- the rcn2 gene encoding reticulocalbin-2 isoform X1: MKPKVLVLFLALCYASGVSANKMGQADDHMAHQHNANAFLDSEDKDEVKELNPSEQKKKMREIVKRIDTDSDEYLNSEEITKWIQKVYRRYAMDDAREHFPEFDSNVDGLVTWDEYNLKIHGPTIKLDEISVFEDPEEESLRFLYLKEKRRFDSADVDGTPGLNLTEFLAFTHPADVDYMADFTIEDVLNEYDLDNDGFITLSEFIGDLGKNGDKPSQWEIEETVRFKDIYDQDKDGKLNREEQLRWVAPNNYGSAREEAVHLISEMDQDGDQKLSEAEILHSLDTFMNSPRLAHFGWSKQRAGVWNGKILDMRLEGVIAATSEF, translated from the exons ATGAAACCCAAAGTTCTAGTTCTGTTTTTGGCTCTGTGCTACGCATCAGGAGTTTCTGCGAACAAAATGGGGCAAGCAGATGACCACATGGCACATCAGCACAATGCAAATGCTTTCCTTGACTCTGAG GATAAAGATGAGGTAAAAGAACTTAACCCATCTGAGCAGAAAAAGAAAATGAGGGAGATCGTGAAGAGAATTGACACTGACTCTGATGAATACCTAAATTCAG AGGAAATAACAAAATGGATACAGAAAGTGTACAGAAGATATGCAATGGATGATGCAAGAGAACACTTCCCTGAATTTGATTCTAATGTTGATGGACTGGTTACTTGGGATGAATACAACCTGAAAATACATGGGCCCACTATTAAATTGGATGAAATCAGTGTTTTCGAGGACCCAGAAGAAGAATCTCTCAGATTT CTTTATTTAAAGGAAAAAAGACGATTTGACAGTGCAGATGTAGATGGCACCCCTGGCTTGAACTTGACAGAATTTCTTGCATTCACTCATCCAGCTGATGTAGATTACATGGCT GATTTTACTATTGAGGATGTGTTAAATGAGTACGATTTGGACAATGATGGATTTATTACTTTAAGTGAATTCATTGGAGATCTTGGTAAAAATG gAGATAAGCCATCCCAGTGGGAGATAGAGGAGACTGTGCGCTTTAAAGACATTTATGATCAGGACAAAGATGGCAAGCTGAATCGGGAAGAGCAGTTGCGCTGGGTTGCCCCAAACAACTATGGTTCAGCACGTGAAGaa GCTGTTCATCTTATTAGTGAAATGGATCAGGATGGTGACCAGAAGCTTTCTGAAGCTGAGATTTTGCACAGCTTGGACACTTTTATGAACA GCCCAAGATTGGCTCACTTTGGTTGGAGTAAGCAAAGAGCAGGGGTTTGGAATGGGAAAATCTTGGACATGAGACTTGAAGGTGTAATTGCTGCCACTTCAGAGTTTTGA